A window from Salminus brasiliensis chromosome 7, fSalBra1.hap2, whole genome shotgun sequence encodes these proteins:
- the LOC140559978 gene encoding uncharacterized protein isoform X2 — MHHSDSTGDSPGSRHMAHASVFSGRKGSNTGSAGTSASSTAASINCHALTTDDHQTPLIMHHTPPTGSSSPGPHSLNIHVQSQSLQSAGAQVKKKSGFQITSVLPAQVSASTNNSIADDTESYDDMDESHTEDLSSSDILDVSVSRATDTGIPERSSSEETLNSLHGGETPGVVSPNEPVMHHTHTQSSQQGYMVNGAVHHHGHYHHSHQPHGHHKDQGAHSVNVLQPVQGSSSSAASVALAKATSAQTGAAMPGRTQGVPSVCAAGVEAGATGVVNQPLFSSGAGIPGSGVGATAVTGSFPSTTGATGNFMTGTPPAATQLPPPTLTTQITTTATSTVTASRFRVVKLDSSSEPFRKGRWMCTEFYEKDAPVAATSADAPPTHRAVESVVQSETESASGGSSSSTMSGGGDQGPQPVQQVFGPAALPVPHQGIPQTTPQLHTSPQDPGTHAVVPPAVVPSNNPQVVSFPGLLGTEGQLTPARPQQQVPYNLEGQASQLQSGYSLNQQATAPVNQGLQPVDYAQISQGIQATAQPHQVPPLQSIVAPRASPVTTQMPGLPVGTPVAVPQAISPRPQVPVPQMVLAQGSTSQTQSLPPQVPSEQQQQVAVSQTPPPSSSTTGQTAPSIPSSTLQSNLQPGLPHSLQHGHSGCLGLTLLPAVGAHYGGMTPLTASQLEDAGRLLFQHQSLLSLPRLATGGVAGLIAQSTSETGVTLGQEGIASADACALATSAGTEEDSSSGASVVAIDNKIEQAM; from the coding sequence ATGCACCACTCAGACTCAACAGGGGATTCTCCCGGCTCTAGGCATATGGCGCACGCATCAGTTTTCAGTGGCCGTAAGGGTAGCAACACTGGAAGTGCTGGCACGTCTGCGTCGTCAACCGCGGCCAGCATTAACTGTCATGCTCTTACGACCGATGACCACCAGACTCCATTGATAATGCACCATACACCCCCGACTGGATCGTCCTCGCCAGGCCCCCACAGCCTTAATATTCATGTTCAGTCTCAGTCTCTTCAAAGCGCCGGGGCCCAGGTGAAAAAGAAGAGTGGTTTTCAGATTACAAGCGTCCTGCCGGCACAGGTTAGTGCAAGCACTAACAACAGTATAGCCGATGATACTGAGAGCTATGATGATATGGATGAGTCACATACCGAGGACCTATCTTCCTCTGACATCCTTGACGTGTCTGTGTCACGGGCCACTGATACGGGGATTCCTGAGAGAAGCTCTTCAGAAGAAACTCTAAATAGCTTACATGGAGGAGAGACTCCAGGAGTGGTTTCGCCCAATGAACCTGTgatgcatcacacacacactcagtcctCTCAGCAAGGATACATGGTGAATGGGGCTGTTCATCACCATGGTCACTATCACCATAGCCACCAACCTCATGGACACCACAAGGACCAGGGGGCCCACTCTGTGAATGTTCTGCAACCAGTTCAAGGATCCTCTTCCTCAGCAGCCAGTGTTGCTCTAGCCAAAGCCACCTCAGCCCAAACAGGGGCTGCTATGCCAGGTAGAACCCAGGGAGTCCCCTCAGTCTGTGCTGCTGGGGTGGAGGCAGGTGCAACTGGAGTTGTGAACCAGCCCTTATTTTCCAGTGGAGCAGGGATTCCAGGAAGTGGGGTAGGAGCTACAGCTGTTACAGGGAGCTTTCCTAGTACAACAGGGGCCACAGGAAACTTCATGACAGGAACTCCACCTGCAGCTACACAGCTTCCACCACCCACCCTCACTACTCAAATTACGACCACTGCTACTTCCACAGTCACTGCATCCCGTTTCAGGGTGGTGAAGTTGGACTCCAGTTCGGAGCCGTTCAGAAAGGGAAGGTGGATGTGCACAGAGTTTTATGAGAAAGATGCCCCTGTCGCAGCCACATCTGCAGATGCACCACCCACACACAGAGCTGTGGAGAGTGTTGTCCAATCAGAGACTGAAAGCGCAAGTGGTGGTTCGTCAAGCAGTACAATGAGTGGTGGCGGAGATCAAGGACCACAACCTGTCCAGCAGGTCTTTGGCCCAGCTGCTTTACCTGTTCCCCACCAAGGTATTCCCCAAACCACCCCTCAGCTTCATACGTCTCCCCAGGATCCTGGAACGCATGCTGTTGTTCCACCTGCTGTAGTCCCATCTAACAACCCACAAGTTGTTTCATTTCCAGGTCTGCTGGGAACTGAGGGTCAACTCACACCTGCTAGACCCCAACAGCAGGTTCCTTACAACTTGGAGGGTCAAGCAAGCCAACTGCAGAGTGGATATTCTTTAAATCAGCAGGCTACTGCACCTGTGAACCAGGGTTTACAACCTGTAGATTATGCCCAGATTTCACAGGGCATCCAAGCCACAGCTCAGCCTCATCAGGTGCCACCTTTACAGAGCATTGTGGCACCTAGGGCATCCCCTGTGACCACACAGATGCCTGGTCTGCCAGTTGGTACTCCAGTCGCTGTCCCACAAGCTATATCTCCAAGGCCCCAAGTTCCAGTTCCACAGATGGTCTTGGCACAAGGAAGTACAAGTCAAACCCAGTCACTTCCACCCCAAGTACCATCAGAGCAGCAACAGCAAGTTGCAGTTAGCCAAACACCACCGCCATCTTCTTCGACTACAGGCCAGACTGCTCCCAGTATCCCTTCTTCTACTCTTCAGAGCAATCTTCAACCAGGCCTTCCTCATTCCCTCCAACATGGCCACTCTGGTTGTCTAGGCCTGACCTTGCTTCCCGCTGTAGGAGCTCACTATGGTGGAATGACTCCTCTAACAGCATCCCAGCTTGAAGATGCTGGGCGGTTGCTCTTCCAGCACCAGTCTTTGCTGTCTCTGCCCCGGCTGGCTACAGGAGGTGTGGCTGGACTCATTGCACAGAGTACGTCAGAGACAGGTGTCACACTTGGACAAGAGGGCATTGCCAGTGCAGATGCCTGTGCCTTAGCTACATCAGCAGGCACAGAAGAGGACAG
- the nufip1 gene encoding FMR1-interacting protein NUFIP1 isoform X5, whose translation MTDSIEIPQKKRKESQLSFFCDTCDRGFKNQTMCEEHVAQHVKCSVDDCTFTANEKLVQIHWKNNHAPGAKQIKLDTPEEIAKWREERRNNYPTLSNVEKKMKIMEAKVKRGDVLETAQFGHFKSRGCGGQFQNQSRGANSGHQRFHQENSERQPQAFPCSHQDEDPLGVLANCDPDSDQEEPLKETKVAVSVAPKSMTSALGSLMSSYGGDMTESEEEVADTPLLKTALALEENKAYLADHFIPAQNSAPKLKKRPTIRESETNYQGPYPFSGLSTNGRGEGKGGQGRRSNRRGIGPHSGLQKHHPTLLEMLLASDIRHERNIVLQCIRFIVCKGFFELACNNCNAMLPETAAVNKNCLTTDND comes from the exons cagAAAAAGCGCAAAGAATCACAGTTAAGCTTCTTTTGTGACACTTGTGATAGAGGCTTCAAAAACCAAACCATGTGTGAAGAGCATGTTGCCCAACATGTGAAG TGCTCTGTGGATGACTGCACCTTTACTGCAAATGAGAAGCTTGTCCAAATCCACTGGAAAAAT aatcaTGCTCCTGGAGCAAAGCAAATAAAATTGGACACCCCAGAGGAGATTGCAAAatggagagaagaaaggagaaa CAACTACCCAACACTGAGCAATGTGGAGAAGAAAATGAAGATCATGGAGGCCAAAGTAAAAAGGGGAGATGTGTTGGAGACTGCCCAGTTTGG tcattttaaaagcCGAGGTTGTGGAGGACAGTTCCAGAATCAGAGTAGAGGTGCAAATAGTGGCCACCAACGTTTCCACCAAGAAAATTCAGAACGGCAGCCTCAGGCTTTCCCATGTTCTCACCAGGATGAAGATCCCCTTGGAGTTCTGGCCAACTGTGACCCAG ATTCTGATCAAGAGGAACCTTTGAAAGAGACGAAAGTGGCCGTTTCTGTGGCCCCTAAAAGTATGACCTCTGCTCTGGGTTCACTTATGTCCAGCTATGGAGGAGACATGACTGAGAGTGAGGAAGAAGTGGCTG ATACTCCACTTTTGAAAACAGCTCTGGCTTTGGAGGAGAACAAGGCCTATCTGGCAGATCATTTTATTCCTGCCCAAAACAGTGCTCCAAAGCTTAAAAAGAGACCAACAATCAGGGAATCAGAGACCAACTATCAAGGACCATATCCTTTCTCTGGCCTGAGTACCAACGGTCGTGGTGAAGGCAAAGGTGGCCAAGGTAGAAGGAGCAATAGACGTGGTATTGGCCCCCACAGCGGTCTACAGAAGCATCATCCCACCCTGCTAGAGATG TTGTTGGCTTCAGATATTCGACATGAAAGGAATATTGTGCTTCAGTGCATTCGCTTTATTGTATGTAAGGGCTTTTTTGAACTAGCTTGTAATAACTGTAATGCTATGCTGCCTGAAACTGCAGCAGTAAATAAAAATTGCCTGACTACTGATAACGACTGA
- the nufip1 gene encoding FMR1-interacting protein NUFIP1 isoform X3 gives MTDSIEIPVPIIIKIEMDSKAMAKTSGQKKRKESQLSFFCDTCDRGFKNQTMCEEHVAQHVKCSVDDCTFTANEKLVQIHWKNNHAPGAKQIKLDTPEEIAKWREERRNNYPTLSNVEKKMKIMEAKVKRGDVLETAQFGHFKSRGCGGQFQNQSRGANSGHQRFHQENSERQPQAFPCSHQDEDPLGVLANCDPDSDQEEPLKETKVAVSVAPKSMTSALGSLMSSYGGDMTESEEEVADTPLLKTALALEENKAYLADHFIPAQNSAPKLKKRPTIRESETNYQGPYPFSGLSTNGRGEGKGGQGRRSNRRGIGPHSGLQKHHPTLLEMLLASDIRHERNIVLQCIRFIVCKGFFELACNNCNAMLPETAAVNKNCLTTDND, from the exons GTCCCTATCATCATAAAAATCGAAATGGACAGCAAGGCGATGGCCAAAACCAGTGGG cagAAAAAGCGCAAAGAATCACAGTTAAGCTTCTTTTGTGACACTTGTGATAGAGGCTTCAAAAACCAAACCATGTGTGAAGAGCATGTTGCCCAACATGTGAAG TGCTCTGTGGATGACTGCACCTTTACTGCAAATGAGAAGCTTGTCCAAATCCACTGGAAAAAT aatcaTGCTCCTGGAGCAAAGCAAATAAAATTGGACACCCCAGAGGAGATTGCAAAatggagagaagaaaggagaaa CAACTACCCAACACTGAGCAATGTGGAGAAGAAAATGAAGATCATGGAGGCCAAAGTAAAAAGGGGAGATGTGTTGGAGACTGCCCAGTTTGG tcattttaaaagcCGAGGTTGTGGAGGACAGTTCCAGAATCAGAGTAGAGGTGCAAATAGTGGCCACCAACGTTTCCACCAAGAAAATTCAGAACGGCAGCCTCAGGCTTTCCCATGTTCTCACCAGGATGAAGATCCCCTTGGAGTTCTGGCCAACTGTGACCCAG ATTCTGATCAAGAGGAACCTTTGAAAGAGACGAAAGTGGCCGTTTCTGTGGCCCCTAAAAGTATGACCTCTGCTCTGGGTTCACTTATGTCCAGCTATGGAGGAGACATGACTGAGAGTGAGGAAGAAGTGGCTG ATACTCCACTTTTGAAAACAGCTCTGGCTTTGGAGGAGAACAAGGCCTATCTGGCAGATCATTTTATTCCTGCCCAAAACAGTGCTCCAAAGCTTAAAAAGAGACCAACAATCAGGGAATCAGAGACCAACTATCAAGGACCATATCCTTTCTCTGGCCTGAGTACCAACGGTCGTGGTGAAGGCAAAGGTGGCCAAGGTAGAAGGAGCAATAGACGTGGTATTGGCCCCCACAGCGGTCTACAGAAGCATCATCCCACCCTGCTAGAGATG TTGTTGGCTTCAGATATTCGACATGAAAGGAATATTGTGCTTCAGTGCATTCGCTTTATTGTATGTAAGGGCTTTTTTGAACTAGCTTGTAATAACTGTAATGCTATGCTGCCTGAAACTGCAGCAGTAAATAAAAATTGCCTGACTACTGATAACGACTGA
- the nufip1 gene encoding FMR1-interacting protein NUFIP1 isoform X4: MTDSIEIPVPIIIKIEMDSKAMAKTSGKKRKESQLSFFCDTCDRGFKNQTMCEEHVAQHVKCSVDDCTFTANEKLVQIHWKNNHAPGAKQIKLDTPEEIAKWREERRNNYPTLSNVEKKMKIMEAKVKRGDVLETAQFGHFKSRGCGGQFQNQSRGANSGHQRFHQENSERQPQAFPCSHQDEDPLGVLANCDPDSDQEEPLKETKVAVSVAPKSMTSALGSLMSSYGGDMTESEEEVADTPLLKTALALEENKAYLADHFIPAQNSAPKLKKRPTIRESETNYQGPYPFSGLSTNGRGEGKGGQGRRSNRRGIGPHSGLQKHHPTLLEMLLASDIRHERNIVLQCIRFIVCKGFFELACNNCNAMLPETAAVNKNCLTTDND, from the exons GTCCCTATCATCATAAAAATCGAAATGGACAGCAAGGCGATGGCCAAAACCAGTGGG AAAAAGCGCAAAGAATCACAGTTAAGCTTCTTTTGTGACACTTGTGATAGAGGCTTCAAAAACCAAACCATGTGTGAAGAGCATGTTGCCCAACATGTGAAG TGCTCTGTGGATGACTGCACCTTTACTGCAAATGAGAAGCTTGTCCAAATCCACTGGAAAAAT aatcaTGCTCCTGGAGCAAAGCAAATAAAATTGGACACCCCAGAGGAGATTGCAAAatggagagaagaaaggagaaa CAACTACCCAACACTGAGCAATGTGGAGAAGAAAATGAAGATCATGGAGGCCAAAGTAAAAAGGGGAGATGTGTTGGAGACTGCCCAGTTTGG tcattttaaaagcCGAGGTTGTGGAGGACAGTTCCAGAATCAGAGTAGAGGTGCAAATAGTGGCCACCAACGTTTCCACCAAGAAAATTCAGAACGGCAGCCTCAGGCTTTCCCATGTTCTCACCAGGATGAAGATCCCCTTGGAGTTCTGGCCAACTGTGACCCAG ATTCTGATCAAGAGGAACCTTTGAAAGAGACGAAAGTGGCCGTTTCTGTGGCCCCTAAAAGTATGACCTCTGCTCTGGGTTCACTTATGTCCAGCTATGGAGGAGACATGACTGAGAGTGAGGAAGAAGTGGCTG ATACTCCACTTTTGAAAACAGCTCTGGCTTTGGAGGAGAACAAGGCCTATCTGGCAGATCATTTTATTCCTGCCCAAAACAGTGCTCCAAAGCTTAAAAAGAGACCAACAATCAGGGAATCAGAGACCAACTATCAAGGACCATATCCTTTCTCTGGCCTGAGTACCAACGGTCGTGGTGAAGGCAAAGGTGGCCAAGGTAGAAGGAGCAATAGACGTGGTATTGGCCCCCACAGCGGTCTACAGAAGCATCATCCCACCCTGCTAGAGATG TTGTTGGCTTCAGATATTCGACATGAAAGGAATATTGTGCTTCAGTGCATTCGCTTTATTGTATGTAAGGGCTTTTTTGAACTAGCTTGTAATAACTGTAATGCTATGCTGCCTGAAACTGCAGCAGTAAATAAAAATTGCCTGACTACTGATAACGACTGA